Proteins from a genomic interval of Salinarchaeum sp. Harcht-Bsk1:
- a CDS encoding AEC family transporter translates to MSLLLSLLAMLVLLAAGIAARRVGILDPTRRERLNAFAYYVALPALILSSTYDQPLSEVLSGRLVVGVAGTLLVIAGIATLVYRREVDPGVRSVATVQSYHSNLGYLGVPVVATTFGGLATAKAALILGVAALVQIGLTITILTTANDAEASLTSELGGVVTNPAIVSVIVGLAASVAGIAIPELADAGLGYLGELALPIALLCVGAALTLEADEIPFGTVSTVVVLKLVAMPIVALGAFWLVGANDSTIRAGVVMMAMPSAVSTYVFASELGGDRKLASLNVFATTVFSVGSLLLVVQIVRAIV, encoded by the coding sequence GTGTCGCTGCTGCTCTCGCTGCTCGCGATGCTGGTCCTGCTCGCGGCGGGCATCGCCGCTCGCCGCGTAGGGATCCTCGACCCCACCCGCCGCGAACGGCTCAACGCCTTCGCGTACTACGTCGCGCTCCCCGCACTGATCCTCTCCTCGACGTACGACCAGCCACTGTCAGAGGTGCTCTCCGGTCGGCTGGTGGTCGGCGTCGCCGGCACGCTCCTCGTGATCGCCGGCATCGCGACGCTCGTCTACCGTCGGGAGGTAGATCCGGGCGTCCGGAGCGTCGCCACGGTCCAGTCCTACCACTCGAACCTGGGCTACCTCGGCGTCCCGGTCGTCGCGACGACGTTCGGCGGGCTGGCGACCGCGAAGGCTGCGCTCATCCTCGGCGTCGCCGCGCTCGTCCAGATCGGCCTGACGATCACGATCCTCACGACCGCGAACGACGCCGAGGCGTCGCTCACCTCCGAACTCGGCGGCGTCGTGACGAACCCGGCGATCGTCTCGGTGATCGTCGGGCTCGCCGCCTCCGTGGCCGGGATCGCCATTCCCGAACTCGCGGACGCCGGTCTGGGCTACCTGGGCGAACTCGCCCTGCCGATCGCGCTGCTCTGCGTCGGCGCGGCGCTCACGCTCGAGGCCGACGAGATTCCCTTCGGCACTGTCAGCACCGTCGTGGTCCTCAAACTCGTCGCGATGCCGATCGTCGCGCTCGGGGCCTTCTGGCTCGTCGGCGCGAACGACTCGACGATCCGCGCGGGCGTGGTGATGATGGCGATGCCCTCCGCGGTCTCGACGTACGTCTTCGCGAGCGAACTCGGCGGCGACCGGAAACTCGCCTCGCTCAACGTCTTTGCGACCACGGTGTTCTCCGTGGGATCGCTGTTGCTCGTGGTGCAGATCGTCCGCGCGATCGTCTGA
- a CDS encoding AIR carboxylase family protein translates to MTDSVADLIDDLRAEAERDRPTEETPEIGIVMGSDSDLETMMTGGRRPGAYDALVDHLGFEEQTDYDEPPEARFTFETYVTSAHRTPDLMTAYAETAADRGLDVLIAGAGGKSADLPNMTASIAYPLPTIGVPVQEKSVDSVIGMPQGAPLTAVDAGKSFNAALSAVQILARQHEELEERLVAYHDDLRQGVGEDSRGLHELGTPAYHEQMDS, encoded by the coding sequence ATGACCGATTCCGTCGCCGACCTGATCGACGACCTTCGCGCGGAGGCCGAACGCGATCGACCGACCGAGGAGACGCCCGAGATCGGGATCGTGATGGGCTCCGATTCCGACCTCGAGACGATGATGACGGGCGGGCGGCGCCCCGGCGCCTACGACGCCCTCGTCGACCACCTCGGCTTCGAGGAGCAGACCGACTACGACGAACCGCCCGAAGCCCGATTCACTTTCGAGACGTACGTCACCTCCGCCCACCGAACGCCGGACCTGATGACGGCCTACGCCGAGACCGCCGCGGACCGCGGCCTCGACGTCCTGATTGCGGGCGCCGGCGGGAAGTCCGCCGACCTCCCCAACATGACCGCGTCGATCGCCTACCCGCTCCCGACGATCGGCGTGCCGGTCCAGGAGAAGTCCGTGGATTCGGTGATCGGAATGCCCCAGGGCGCGCCGCTGACCGCCGTCGACGCCGGAAAGTCGTTCAACGCCGCGCTCTCGGCGGTCCAGATCCTCGCTCGCCAGCACGAGGAACTCGAGGAACGCCTCGTCGCGTACCACGACGACCTCCGCCAGGGCGTCGGCGAGGACTCCCGCGGGCTGCACGAACTGGGGACCCCGGCATACCACGAGCAGATGGACAGCTGA
- a CDS encoding 5-(carboxyamino)imidazole ribonucleotide synthase produces MTTSLTPPGRTLGIVGGGQLGRMLAEAASPLGVEVIVLDPTPDCPASSVARDQLVADFDDADAIAELAERSDALTFEIELTDPEGLERAAEEAGVPVHPKPDTLRTIEDKLVQKRSLRDAGIPVPEFREVDDADDLRAAIDDLGASLMLKARTGGYDGRGNFPVESAADAERAMEEIGGPAMAERFVDFERELSVIGVAGAEATDAFPAGENVHREEILRETVAPARADDAVLEEAQSVAADVLELLEGRGVYGIELFEHSEPREDGARITVNEIAPRPHNSGHWTIEGAITSQFENHVRAVLGLPLGNTDVRSPTVMANLLGDSDRARPIAQESVGDTPDAVPVRGVDDLLATGGAHLHWYGKREVRPLRKLGHVTLTGDGTGIEDRGELLDLVRDLRDDVTFS; encoded by the coding sequence ATGACGACCTCGTTGACGCCGCCCGGTCGAACCCTGGGGATCGTCGGCGGCGGGCAACTCGGCCGAATGCTCGCCGAGGCGGCCTCGCCGCTGGGCGTCGAGGTGATCGTGCTCGATCCGACGCCGGACTGTCCCGCGTCGTCGGTCGCCCGCGACCAGCTCGTCGCGGACTTCGACGACGCCGACGCGATCGCCGAACTCGCCGAGCGTTCCGACGCGCTCACGTTCGAGATCGAGCTAACCGATCCCGAGGGCCTGGAGCGCGCCGCCGAGGAGGCTGGCGTTCCGGTCCACCCGAAGCCCGATACGCTCCGGACGATCGAGGACAAACTCGTCCAGAAGCGCAGCCTGCGAGACGCCGGGATTCCAGTACCCGAGTTCCGCGAGGTCGATGACGCCGACGACCTCCGCGCGGCAATCGACGACCTCGGCGCATCGCTGATGCTCAAGGCCCGCACCGGCGGTTACGACGGCCGAGGGAACTTCCCCGTCGAGTCCGCCGCCGACGCCGAGCGAGCGATGGAGGAAATCGGCGGCCCGGCGATGGCCGAGCGCTTCGTCGACTTCGAGCGCGAACTCTCCGTGATCGGCGTCGCTGGCGCCGAGGCGACCGACGCCTTCCCCGCTGGCGAGAACGTCCACCGCGAAGAGATCCTCCGCGAGACCGTCGCGCCCGCACGTGCCGACGACGCCGTCCTCGAGGAGGCCCAGTCCGTCGCCGCGGACGTGCTCGAATTGCTCGAGGGCCGCGGCGTTTACGGCATCGAACTGTTCGAGCACAGCGAACCGCGCGAGGACGGCGCGCGAATCACGGTCAACGAGATCGCCCCTCGTCCGCACAACTCCGGGCACTGGACCATCGAGGGCGCGATCACCTCGCAGTTCGAGAACCACGTCCGCGCGGTGCTCGGGCTCCCACTCGGGAACACCGACGTCCGCTCGCCGACGGTGATGGCGAATCTATTGGGTGACTCCGACCGCGCGCGGCCGATCGCCCAGGAATCCGTCGGTGACACGCCGGACGCCGTACCGGTCCGCGGCGTCGACGACCTGCTCGCCACCGGCGGCGCGCACCTCCACTGGTACGGCAAGCGCGAGGTCCGGCCCCTTCGCAAACTCGGGCACGTGACGCTGACCGGCGACGGCACCGGGATCGAGGACCGCGGCGAACTGCTCGACCTCGTTCGCGACCTGCGGGACGATGTGACTTTCTCCTGA
- a CDS encoding cation transporter, which yields MSTEITVEGMTCEGCEEVVEEALEMADGVESAEADRYEDTATVEGDADVEVLVDKVEMAGYEGSA from the coding sequence ATGTCGACCGAGATCACCGTCGAAGGCATGACCTGTGAGGGCTGTGAGGAAGTCGTCGAAGAGGCACTCGAGATGGCCGACGGCGTCGAGTCCGCCGAGGCCGACCGCTACGAGGACACCGCGACCGTCGAAGGCGACGCCGACGTCGAGGTCCTCGTCGACAAGGTCGAGATGGCGGGCTACGAAGGCTCGGCCTGA
- a CDS encoding uracil-DNA glycosylase family protein → MQNVTDRTSNPFGMSPPCEHRCSADVEAVFGYGDANADVHVVGDHPGVHGGAETGVPFSGTDTGLAVHEVLEAVDLLSDPGNEPRPEGTYLSYLHMCCPATGETPSPADYADLEPFFDAELRAIAAHVLVPVGERATAHVLKHFTAEPYADVALDGTAERAGFDDVAAGEAHLDMDALHAREVKGSGWLVLPLQDPSEWDEEGREAAIDGLETLLSRDYRQTTDLGRFLATDESYLVR, encoded by the coding sequence GTGCAGAACGTCACGGACCGGACGAGCAATCCCTTCGGAATGTCCCCGCCCTGCGAGCACCGCTGCTCGGCGGACGTCGAGGCCGTCTTCGGCTACGGCGACGCCAACGCGGACGTGCACGTCGTCGGTGACCACCCCGGCGTCCACGGCGGCGCCGAGACCGGCGTCCCATTCTCGGGCACGGACACGGGACTGGCCGTCCATGAGGTGCTGGAAGCCGTCGACCTCCTGTCCGACCCCGGTAACGAGCCGAGGCCCGAAGGTACCTATCTGAGCTACCTCCACATGTGCTGCCCCGCGACCGGAGAGACGCCCTCGCCCGCGGACTACGCCGACCTCGAGCCGTTCTTCGACGCCGAACTCCGCGCGATCGCCGCGCACGTCCTCGTTCCCGTCGGGGAACGCGCGACGGCCCACGTCCTCAAACACTTCACCGCCGAGCCCTACGCCGACGTCGCCCTCGACGGGACCGCCGAACGCGCCGGCTTCGACGACGTCGCTGCGGGCGAGGCCCATCTCGACATGGACGCCCTCCACGCGAGGGAGGTCAAGGGCAGTGGCTGGCTGGTCCTGCCACTCCAGGACCCCAGCGAGTGGGATGAAGAGGGTCGCGAGGCCGCGATCGACGGGTTGGAGACGCTCCTCTCGCGTGACTACCGGCAGACGACCGATCTCGGACGGTTCCTGGCGACCGACGAGTCGTATCTGGTCCGATAG